Proteins encoded by one window of Drosophila melanogaster chromosome X:
- the CHES-1-like gene encoding checkpoint suppressor 1-like, isoform C codes for MSTDNPTQLLTTRDLSQLRGHLQSGTVAVPSTTTSVVAAAAATVAAAHGYRTIAPPQQPANNSSTTTSATAASASASAQPPVIPPVISTSNSNMPASASKYVFLQHNHNGGFTAYDGSAATTAAGSTGTVGATSGNIVLLAAAPLEASSGEALVNVRTTEDDGELRSLSWLSDTNLIKGIVTTTAGQAGKRAATVAIKSATGAAGTVGSGAPNGNLCIVSDLIEELPTNLSETSEQESTGGAASGSAPAASTVYSTTTVHKGASGTTTVVEYKASKANQQQQNSPQQQQQQQQQQQQQQQQQQQQQQQQQQQQQQQQTTYLPTPTRTTMVGHGYMPVVVSSASQPILSPAKQQLPQQIYVTSNGSSPAGGGTIYKAASQALSSPTTSSSSSSNTTTHHPHKKYLREKMHVQMDHSSHVASTVTVVSSPASSNNSSISSSNTGSVSGSGSSTAAVNGGNSPVPKTSSFSTVFEAVNYATSAASNSSSSSNSTPNSQAILHGQESPAVVTTTTLISAGTLPPGYSFVNQVASTPHVLSTPAHVASPETPPGAALLPGTYYATSTTSAGTTTTTLQARSLQLSVSPPPPNMTPTSQVHNGSLGGGGGGGGGSGGGGGGGGANLRSPNSYASYDNEDSLKEFDLVVSSRLHTSTPQYSVSKNGANGYGNGNSNVNGSGAGSNTPQKQKHPNNVPYDPLVHTNNKPPYSFSSLIFMAIEGSNEKALPVKEIYAWIVQHFPYFKTAPNGWKNSVRHNLSLNKSFVKVEKAPNMGKGSLWRVEPQQRQNLIQALNRSPFFPNSAVDKISPSLKSPSGGSAYDSLDGGGSGSVSSAQPVAGGAGVPAAAAVALSTPTKSNGLALANGASQATNAARPHSPNGGGSGSHARFDPYLFPNLSKAFRNIREDTVGQPMLQDALDDELSGDYHNNNNNNSGSKYNYMGANGSGGAGSGGVGSNANGASDGINFARLARDCGADSIDDVHAAAAMLYLKHGPKIYSEPFQNGGPVITSSPSEDHTYSAGGNSNADSGSSTPLTNGNALASVAQAVAQGQNNQGGAGSDSNCASSDAAYDSSEENHNITPEEMADRQRHRDGVDALLSLSGSSIVECGSVATTHYHSNGSSGSSHGSPHKRASSHSLEEEHLQQHREQQLQQQQQQQQHHHQQFGSSQAVYTNGSGSKMALLSSAAANVALAQQQQQQIHQDMYSSTAGHNASMYLGGLNSHCLSGGGGVGVAAGMLPQHLSAATGASNKNKVKPLRGLRTKFKRKSAWMR; via the exons ATGTCCACAGATAATCCCACACAGTTGCTGACCACCCGTGATTTGAGCCAACTGCGTGGACATCTGCAATCCGGAACAGTAGCGGTGCCCTCCACGACCACTTCTgtggtggcagcagcagcagcaacagtggCTGCCGCCCATGGATACCGCACCATTGCACCACCCCAACAACCcgccaacaacagcagcacaacaacatctgcaacagcagcatcagcatcagcatcagctcAACCACCTGTAATACCACCAGTTATATCCACAAGCAATAGCAACATGCCGGCAAGTGCCTCAAAATATGTATTTCTGCAACACAATCACAATGGTGGTTTTACGGCATACGATGGCTCTGCAGCCACAACAGCGGCGGGCAGCACCGGAACTGTAGGTGCAACCAGTGGCAATATAGTACTACTGGCAGCCGCACCGCTGGAAGCCAGTTCCGGCGAGGCTTTGGTCAATGTGCGAACAACTGAAGATGATGGCGAGTTGCGTTCACTGTCCTGGCTCAGCGATACCAATTTAATTAAGGGCATTGTGACCACAACGGCCGGACAGGCAGGAAAACGTGCTGCAACGGTGGCCATCAAGTCGGCGACTGGGGCAGCAGGCACAGTAGGATCCGGTGCTCCCAATGGCAATCTGTGTATAGTCAGCGATTTAATAGAAGAGCTACCCACTAATCTGAGTGAAACCAGTGAACAGGAGTCGACCGGAGGAGCAGCAAGTGGATCGGCACCAGCAGCATCAACTGTGTACAGCACCACAACGGTGCACAAAGGAGCCAGTGGCACCACCACCGTGGTGGAGTACAAGGCCAGCAAAGccaatcagcagcaacaaaattcgccgcaacagcagcagcagcagcagcagcagcagcaacaacaacaacaacaacaacaacaacaacaacaacaacaacaacaacaacaacaacaacaacagacgACCTATTTGCCAACGCCGACAAGAACCACCATGGTGGGTCACGGCTATATGCCGGTAGTGGTGAGCAGTGCCAGCCAACCCATATTATCGCCCGCCAAACAGCAGCTACCGCAACAGATTTACGTTACCAGCAATGGCAGTTCGCCAGCCGGCGGAGGAACCATCTACAAGGCAGCCAGCCAGGCACTTAGCTCGCcaaccaccagcagcagcagcagtagcaacaccaccacccaccatccGCACAAGAAATATCTGCGCGAAAAGATGCACGTCCAGATGGATCACAGCAGTCATGTGGCCTCAACCGTAACGGTGGTCAGTTCGCCAGCATCCTCGAACAATTCCTCGATTAGCAGCTCCAACACAGGCTCGGTATCCGGTTCGGGTTCCTCGACAGCGGCTGTGAATGGTGGCAATAGCCCAGTGCCCAAGACCAGTAGCTTTAGCACCGTATTCGAGGCGGTCAACTATGCCACATCGGCGGCcagcaatagcagcagcagcagcaacagtacACCCAACAGTCAAGCCATACTCCATGGCCAAGAGTCGCCGGCTGTGGTGACCACAACGACATTGATCAGTGCCGGTACCCTGCCGCCGGGCTATAGCTTCGTCAATCAAGTGGCCAGCACGCCGCATGTGCT TTCTACACCAGCGCATGTTGCATCTCCGGAGACGCCACCCGGAGCGGCTTTGTTGCCGGGAACTTATTATGCCACAAGCACCACATCAGCGGGCACAACCACAACCACTTTGCAGGCGCGTAGTCTGCAGTTATCCGTCTCGCCACCGCCGCCAAATATGACGCCCACGAGTCAAGTGCACAATGGATCActaggaggaggaggaggagggggaGGAGGatctggaggaggaggaggaggaggaggagccaaCCTGCGGAGTCCTAATAGCTATGCCAGCTACGATAACGAGGATTCCCTCAAGGAATTCGATCTGGTGGTCAGCTCACGCTTGCACACAAGCACGCCGCAATATTCAGTGTCCAAAAATGGAGCCAACGGCTATGGTAACGGCAACAGCAATGTGAATGGCAGCGGAGCTGGTTCCAATACgccgcaaaagcaaaagcatcCCAATAACGTGCCATACGATCCGTTAGTGCATACCAATAACAAGCCGCCATATAGCTTTAG TTCCTTGATCTTCATGGCCATTGAGGGTTCGAATGAGAAGGCACTGCCCGTTAAAGAGATCTATGCGTGGATTGTCCAGCACTTTCCGTACTTCAAGACGGCTCCCAATGGCTGGAAAAATAGCGTGCGCCACAATCTCTCGCTGAACAAGAGCTTTGTCAAGGTGGAGAAGGCTCCAAACATGGGCAAGGGATCGTTGTGGCGTGTGGAGCCACAGCAGCGCCAGAATCTCATCCAGGCGCTGAACCGTTCGCCATTCTTTCCCAACTCGGCGGTGGATAAAATTAGTCCATCGCTTAAGAGTCCCAGTGGTGGATCCGCATACGATAGCCTCGATGGCGGTGGCAGTGGTTCCGTTTCTTCGGCTCAGCCAGTGGCTGGTGGTGCTGGAGTTCCGGCTGCCGCAGCCGTGGCACTGTCCACGCCCACCAAAAGCAATGGTCTGGCGCTGGCCAATGGTGCTAGTCAGGCCACAAACGCGGCCAGGCCGCATAGTCCCAATggtggtggcagtggcagtcATGCCCGTTTCGATCCCTACCTATTCCCCAATCTGTCCAAAGCTTTTCGCAATATACGCGAAGATACGGTCGGGCAGCCAATGCTGCAAGATGCCCTCGATGACGAGCTGTCCGGCGATTatcacaataataataacaataatagtgGCAGCAAGTACAATTACATGGGTGCGAATGGGTCAGGTGGAGCTGGCAGCGGTGGTGTTGGGTCCAACGCAAATGGAGCTTCCGACGGCATCAATTTCGCGCGACTGGCCCGCGATTGCGGAGCGGACAGCATTGATGATGTGCATGCGGCGGCGGCGATGCTCTACCTCAAACACGGACCAAAGATCTATAGTGAGCCCTTCCAGAATGG TGGCCCGGTGATAACGAGCTCGCCAAGCGAGGATCACACCTACTCGGCGGGTGGCAACAGCAATGCGGACAGCGGCTCCTCCACGCCACTGACCAATGGCAATGCTCTGGCCAGCGTGGCGCAAGCAGTGGCCCAGGGTCAGAATAACCAGGGAGGAGCTGGATCCGATAGCAATTGCGCCAGCTCGGATGCTGCCTACGATAGCAGTGAGGAGAA TCACAACATCACGCCCGAGGAGATGGCCGATCGGCAGCGACATCGCGACGGCGTGGACGCCCTGCTCTCGCTATCCGGCTCCTCGATTGTGGAGTGCGGCTCAGTGGCCACCACACATTATCacagcaacggcagcagcggcagcagccaTGGATCCCCGCACAAGCGAGCCTCGAGTCACAGTTTGGAGGAGGAGCACCTGCAGCAGCACAGGGaacagcagttgcagcaacagcaacagcagcagcaacatcatcacCAGCAATTTGGCAGCAGCCAAGCGGTCTACACcaatggcagtggcagcaaGATGGCTTTATTGAGCAGTGCTGCCGCCAATGTGGCACTCgctcaacagcagcagcagcagattcACCAGGACATGTACTCCTCGACGGCTGGACACAATGCCAGTATGTATCTGGGCGGGCTGAACAGTCACTGCCTGTCCGGTGGCGgcggtgtgggcgtggcggcGGGCATGTTGCCACAGCATTTGAGTGCTGCAACGGGGgcaagtaataaaaataaggtGAAACCATTGCGAGGATTACGCACCAAGTTCAAGCGAAAGTCCGCCTGGATGCGGTGA
- the CHES-1-like gene encoding checkpoint suppressor 1-like, isoform B has translation MSTDNPTQLLTTRDLSQLRGHLQSGTVAVPSTTTSVVAAAAATVAAAHGYRTIAPPQQPANNSSTTTSATAASASASAQPPVIPPVISTSNSNMPASASKYVFLQHNHNGGFTAYDGSAATTAAGSTGTVGATSGNIVLLAAAPLEASSGEALVNVRTTEDDGELRSLSWLSDTNLIKGIVTTTAGQAGKRAATVAIKSATGAAGTVGSGAPNGNLCIVSDLIEELPTNLSETSEQESTGGAASGSAPAASTVYSTTTVHKGASGTTTVVEYKASKANQQQQNSPQQQQQQQQQQQQQQQQQQQQQQQQQQQQQQQQTTYLPTPTRTTMVGHGYMPVVVSSASQPILSPAKQQLPQQIYVTSNGSSPAGGGTIYKAASQALSSPTTSSSSSSNTTTHHPHKKYLREKMHVQMDHSSHVASTVTVVSSPASSNNSSISSSNTGSVSGSGSSTAAVNGGNSPVPKTSSFSTVFEAVNYATSAASNSSSSSNSTPNSQAILHGQESPAVVTTTTLISAGTLPPGYSFVNQVASTPHVLSTPAHVASPETPPGAALLPGTYYATSTTSAGTTTTTLQARSLQLSVSPPPPNMTPTSQVHNGSLGGGGGGGGGSGGGGGGGGANLRSPNSYASYDNEDSLKEFDLVVSSRLHTSTPQYSVSKNGANGYGNGNSNVNGSGAGSNTPQKQKHPNNVPYDPLVHTNNKPPYSFSSLIFMAIEGSNEKALPVKEIYAWIVQHFPYFKTAPNGWKNSVRHNLSLNKSFVKVEKAPNMGKGSLWRVEPQQRQNLIQALNRSPFFPNSAVDKISPSLKSPSGGSAYDSLDGGGSGSVSSAQPVAGGAGVPAAAAVALSTPTKSNGLALANGASQATNAARPHSPNGGGSGSHARFDPYLFPNLSKAFRNIREDTVGQPMLQDALDDELSGDYHNNNNNNSGSKYNYMGANGSGGAGSGGVGSNANGASDGINFARLARDCGADSIDDVHAAAAMLYLKHGPKIYSEPFQNGSGPVITSSPSEDHTYSAGGNSNADSGSSTPLTNGNALASVAQAVAQGQNNQGGAGSDSNCASSDAAYDSSEENHNITPEEMADRQRHRDGVDALLSLSGSSIVECGSVATTHYHSNGSSGSSHGSPHKRASSHSLEEEHLQQHREQQLQQQQQQQQHHHQQFGSSQAVYTNGSGSKMALLSSAAANVALAQQQQQQIHQDMYSSTAGHNASMYLGGLNSHCLSGGGGVGVAAGMLPQHLSAATGASNKNKVKPLRGLRTKFKRKSAWMR, from the exons ATGTCCACAGATAATCCCACACAGTTGCTGACCACCCGTGATTTGAGCCAACTGCGTGGACATCTGCAATCCGGAACAGTAGCGGTGCCCTCCACGACCACTTCTgtggtggcagcagcagcagcaacagtggCTGCCGCCCATGGATACCGCACCATTGCACCACCCCAACAACCcgccaacaacagcagcacaacaacatctgcaacagcagcatcagcatcagcatcagctcAACCACCTGTAATACCACCAGTTATATCCACAAGCAATAGCAACATGCCGGCAAGTGCCTCAAAATATGTATTTCTGCAACACAATCACAATGGTGGTTTTACGGCATACGATGGCTCTGCAGCCACAACAGCGGCGGGCAGCACCGGAACTGTAGGTGCAACCAGTGGCAATATAGTACTACTGGCAGCCGCACCGCTGGAAGCCAGTTCCGGCGAGGCTTTGGTCAATGTGCGAACAACTGAAGATGATGGCGAGTTGCGTTCACTGTCCTGGCTCAGCGATACCAATTTAATTAAGGGCATTGTGACCACAACGGCCGGACAGGCAGGAAAACGTGCTGCAACGGTGGCCATCAAGTCGGCGACTGGGGCAGCAGGCACAGTAGGATCCGGTGCTCCCAATGGCAATCTGTGTATAGTCAGCGATTTAATAGAAGAGCTACCCACTAATCTGAGTGAAACCAGTGAACAGGAGTCGACCGGAGGAGCAGCAAGTGGATCGGCACCAGCAGCATCAACTGTGTACAGCACCACAACGGTGCACAAAGGAGCCAGTGGCACCACCACCGTGGTGGAGTACAAGGCCAGCAAAGccaatcagcagcaacaaaattcgccgcaacagcagcagcagcagcagcagcagcagcaacaacaacaacaacaacaacaacaacaacaacaacaacaacaacaacaacaacaacaacaacagacgACCTATTTGCCAACGCCGACAAGAACCACCATGGTGGGTCACGGCTATATGCCGGTAGTGGTGAGCAGTGCCAGCCAACCCATATTATCGCCCGCCAAACAGCAGCTACCGCAACAGATTTACGTTACCAGCAATGGCAGTTCGCCAGCCGGCGGAGGAACCATCTACAAGGCAGCCAGCCAGGCACTTAGCTCGCcaaccaccagcagcagcagcagtagcaacaccaccacccaccatccGCACAAGAAATATCTGCGCGAAAAGATGCACGTCCAGATGGATCACAGCAGTCATGTGGCCTCAACCGTAACGGTGGTCAGTTCGCCAGCATCCTCGAACAATTCCTCGATTAGCAGCTCCAACACAGGCTCGGTATCCGGTTCGGGTTCCTCGACAGCGGCTGTGAATGGTGGCAATAGCCCAGTGCCCAAGACCAGTAGCTTTAGCACCGTATTCGAGGCGGTCAACTATGCCACATCGGCGGCcagcaatagcagcagcagcagcaacagtacACCCAACAGTCAAGCCATACTCCATGGCCAAGAGTCGCCGGCTGTGGTGACCACAACGACATTGATCAGTGCCGGTACCCTGCCGCCGGGCTATAGCTTCGTCAATCAAGTGGCCAGCACGCCGCATGTGCT TTCTACACCAGCGCATGTTGCATCTCCGGAGACGCCACCCGGAGCGGCTTTGTTGCCGGGAACTTATTATGCCACAAGCACCACATCAGCGGGCACAACCACAACCACTTTGCAGGCGCGTAGTCTGCAGTTATCCGTCTCGCCACCGCCGCCAAATATGACGCCCACGAGTCAAGTGCACAATGGATCActaggaggaggaggaggagggggaGGAGGatctggaggaggaggaggaggaggaggagccaaCCTGCGGAGTCCTAATAGCTATGCCAGCTACGATAACGAGGATTCCCTCAAGGAATTCGATCTGGTGGTCAGCTCACGCTTGCACACAAGCACGCCGCAATATTCAGTGTCCAAAAATGGAGCCAACGGCTATGGTAACGGCAACAGCAATGTGAATGGCAGCGGAGCTGGTTCCAATACgccgcaaaagcaaaagcatcCCAATAACGTGCCATACGATCCGTTAGTGCATACCAATAACAAGCCGCCATATAGCTTTAG TTCCTTGATCTTCATGGCCATTGAGGGTTCGAATGAGAAGGCACTGCCCGTTAAAGAGATCTATGCGTGGATTGTCCAGCACTTTCCGTACTTCAAGACGGCTCCCAATGGCTGGAAAAATAGCGTGCGCCACAATCTCTCGCTGAACAAGAGCTTTGTCAAGGTGGAGAAGGCTCCAAACATGGGCAAGGGATCGTTGTGGCGTGTGGAGCCACAGCAGCGCCAGAATCTCATCCAGGCGCTGAACCGTTCGCCATTCTTTCCCAACTCGGCGGTGGATAAAATTAGTCCATCGCTTAAGAGTCCCAGTGGTGGATCCGCATACGATAGCCTCGATGGCGGTGGCAGTGGTTCCGTTTCTTCGGCTCAGCCAGTGGCTGGTGGTGCTGGAGTTCCGGCTGCCGCAGCCGTGGCACTGTCCACGCCCACCAAAAGCAATGGTCTGGCGCTGGCCAATGGTGCTAGTCAGGCCACAAACGCGGCCAGGCCGCATAGTCCCAATggtggtggcagtggcagtcATGCCCGTTTCGATCCCTACCTATTCCCCAATCTGTCCAAAGCTTTTCGCAATATACGCGAAGATACGGTCGGGCAGCCAATGCTGCAAGATGCCCTCGATGACGAGCTGTCCGGCGATTatcacaataataataacaataatagtgGCAGCAAGTACAATTACATGGGTGCGAATGGGTCAGGTGGAGCTGGCAGCGGTGGTGTTGGGTCCAACGCAAATGGAGCTTCCGACGGCATCAATTTCGCGCGACTGGCCCGCGATTGCGGAGCGGACAGCATTGATGATGTGCATGCGGCGGCGGCGATGCTCTACCTCAAACACGGACCAAAGATCTATAGTGAGCCCTTCCAGAATGG TAGTGGCCCGGTGATAACGAGCTCGCCAAGCGAGGATCACACCTACTCGGCGGGTGGCAACAGCAATGCGGACAGCGGCTCCTCCACGCCACTGACCAATGGCAATGCTCTGGCCAGCGTGGCGCAAGCAGTGGCCCAGGGTCAGAATAACCAGGGAGGAGCTGGATCCGATAGCAATTGCGCCAGCTCGGATGCTGCCTACGATAGCAGTGAGGAGAA TCACAACATCACGCCCGAGGAGATGGCCGATCGGCAGCGACATCGCGACGGCGTGGACGCCCTGCTCTCGCTATCCGGCTCCTCGATTGTGGAGTGCGGCTCAGTGGCCACCACACATTATCacagcaacggcagcagcggcagcagccaTGGATCCCCGCACAAGCGAGCCTCGAGTCACAGTTTGGAGGAGGAGCACCTGCAGCAGCACAGGGaacagcagttgcagcaacagcaacagcagcagcaacatcatcacCAGCAATTTGGCAGCAGCCAAGCGGTCTACACcaatggcagtggcagcaaGATGGCTTTATTGAGCAGTGCTGCCGCCAATGTGGCACTCgctcaacagcagcagcagcagattcACCAGGACATGTACTCCTCGACGGCTGGACACAATGCCAGTATGTATCTGGGCGGGCTGAACAGTCACTGCCTGTCCGGTGGCGgcggtgtgggcgtggcggcGGGCATGTTGCCACAGCATTTGAGTGCTGCAACGGGGgcaagtaataaaaataaggtGAAACCATTGCGAGGATTACGCACCAAGTTCAAGCGAAAGTCCGCCTGGATGCGGTGA